The segment GAACATGGACAAAGATAATCCGGTACGCCTCGCCCTGCTGAAAGTCGGTCGGTGCGACGAAAAATCCCATATAAAGCCCAACCCCCATCAGGACGACCGCCACGCACGCGAACCATGGAATAAGGCGTCCCGCCAGGGGATAAAAGGCTTGGGGAGACGAATACTTGAGCCAGTTGATGCCCGTGCTCATGAAACGGTGTTACTCCAATGCAATCCGTAACGCCGCCGCAGTGGCCCAGGGCGCCAGAAAAAGAGACAGCACCAGACAGGCCCCGAGGAGCGACAGATTTGCTTCACCGCCGATTCCAGCCAGGCTGCTGGTGACGGCGCCGGCCCCAAAGATCAATATTGGAACGTAGAGTGGAAGCACCAGGAGGGCAACCAGTAGACCACTCCCCCGTACGCCAAGCACCAATGCGGCGCCGATCGCACCAATCATACTCAACGTGGGCGTCCCAAGCAAGAGCGACATCACCAATACTCCCAGTGATTCTCCGCTTAACCCGAATTGGAGCCCGAGCAGAGGTGAGAGCAGCACCACCGGCAACCCGGAGATCAACCAATGGGCGAGGACCTTCCCGACCACCAATACCGCAAGTGGTTGAGGAATCAGGACCATCTGTTCGAGGACACCGTCCAGATAATCCGCAGTAAACACACGCCCGAGAGACAACAGACAGGCCAACAAGGCTGCCACCCACAACACGCCGGGACCGATGGTCCGCAGCACCGCTGGCTCCGGTCCGACACCTAAGGGGAAGAGACTGACGACGATCACGAGAAAGAAGACCGACATCGCAGCGTCAGAACGGCGCCGCATCGCCAGCAACAGGTCGCGACGGACAATTCCACCTATAGCCTCCCACATACTGGAGCCGCTCATTCAGTCAGCTTCAGACGGTGCACAGTTTCCGAGGGAAGGGCGACTTCCTGATGTGTCACGACGACCGCCAGCCCTCCACGCTGCAGATGGGCATGCAGTCGTTGTGTTACGACCGTGGTCGCAGCCCTG is part of the Nitrospira sp. genome and harbors:
- the ccmB gene encoding heme exporter protein CcmB; protein product: MWEAIGGIVRRDLLLAMRRRSDAAMSVFFLVIVVSLFPLGVGPEPAVLRTIGPGVLWVAALLACLLSLGRVFTADYLDGVLEQMVLIPQPLAVLVVGKVLAHWLISGLPVVLLSPLLGLQFGLSGESLGVLVMSLLLGTPTLSMIGAIGAALVLGVRGSGLLVALLVLPLYVPILIFGAGAVTSSLAGIGGEANLSLLGACLVLSLFLAPWATAAALRIALE